In a genomic window of Primulina huaijiensis isolate GDHJ02 chromosome 10, ASM1229523v2, whole genome shotgun sequence:
- the LOC140986741 gene encoding pyridoxal reductase, chloroplastic encodes MALSIAFSAPTTHVCCSQNSTISSPTLLKNFKFPRFWPWQKVKVGPLSVSPMGFGTWAWGNQILWGYQESMDSELQQTFNLAVENGINLFDTADSYGTGKLNGQSEKLLGKFIRELKGKKQVQDNIVIATKFAAYPWRLRPNQFVDACKSSLNRMQLDHIGIGQLHWSTANYAPLQERALWDGLVAMYEKGLVRAVGVSNYGPKQLLKIYDYLKERGVPLCSAQVQFSLLSMGKDQVEIKEICNSLDIRLISYSPLGLGMLTGKYTSSNLPRGPRGFLFRQILPGLEPLLNSLKEIAQKRRKSIPQVAINWCICKGTIPIPGVKSVKQAEENLGALGWQLTSDELLQLEYAALESPRKMIQNIFQTR; translated from the exons ATGGCCCTTTCCATTGCATTTTCTGCGCCTACTACGCATGTTTGCTGCTCTCAGAACTCCACCATTTCCTCTCCAACCTTGCTGAAAAACTTCAAGTTCCCTCGGTTCTGGCCCTGGCAAAAG GTAAAGGTTGGCCCTTTAAGTGTATCTCCAATGGGATTTGGGACATGGGCATGGGGTAATCAGATTTTATGGGGTTATCAAGAATCCATGGACAGTGAGCTTCAGCAGACTTTTAATCTTGCTGTTGAGAATGGGATTAATCTATTTGATACAGCTGATTCTTATGGCACTGGAAAGTTGAACGGACAGAGTGAAAAGCTTCTTGGAAAGTTCATCCGTGAGCTGAAAG GGAAGAAGCAGGTGCAGGATAATATCGTTATTGCGACAAAATTTGCTGCATACCCCTGGCGCTTGAGACCTAACCAATTTGTCGATGCCTGCAA GTCGTCATTGAATAGGATGCAACTTGATCATATTGGAATAGGGCAGTTACACTGGTCGACTGCGAACTATGCCCCTCTGCAGGAGAGAGCTCTTTGGGATGGTTTAGTGGCAATGTACGAGAAG GGATTGGTACGAGCAGTTGGTGTTAGCAATTATGGACCAAAGCAGCTATTAAAGATATATGATTACCTTAAAGAACGAGGAGTGCCACTATGCTCAGCTCAG GTCCAGTTTTCACTTCTGAGCATGGGAAAAGACCAAGTGGAAATCAAGGAGATATGCAACTCTCTGGATATTCGTTTGATTTCTTACAGTCCTCTAGGACTTGGAATGCTTACCGGAAAATACACTTCTTCCAATCTTCCAAGGGGACCTCG GGGTTTTCTATTTCGACAAATTTTACCTGGACTCGAGCCTCTGCTGAATTCACTCAAAGAAATTGCACAAAAAAGGAGGAAAAGCATACCTCAG GTTGCTATAAACTGGTGCATCTGCAAAGGAACAATTCCAATTCCTGGTGTAAAATCAGTTAAACAGGCTGAAGAAAACCTAGGTGCTCTTGGTTGGCAACTCACGTCAGATGAGTTGCTTCAGTTAGAATATGCAGCTCTTGAATCTCCTCGGAAGATGATTCAAAACATCTTTCAGACAAG ATGA